One window of Felis catus isolate Fca126 chromosome D4, F.catus_Fca126_mat1.0, whole genome shotgun sequence genomic DNA carries:
- the TRAF1 gene encoding TNF receptor-associated factor 1 isoform X2: protein MCPKCRGDDSQSVSPGSLLSQEKDHPEVAEAEVGCPFASVGCSYKGSPKLMQEHEVTSQTTHLNLLLAFVKQWKAQLGSGLGSGPLALEQNLSDLQLQAAVEVAGDLDVDCYRAPCSESQDELALQHLMKEKLLAELEEKLRVFENIVAVLNKEVEASHLALAASIHQSQLDREHILSLEQRVVELQQTLAQKDQALGKLEQSLRLMEEASFDGTFLWKITNVTRRCHESACGRTVSLFSPAFYTAKYGYKLCLRLYLNGDGTGKRTHLSLFIVVMRGEYDALLPWPFRNKVTFMLLDQNNREHAIDAFRPDLSSASFQRPQSETNVASGCPLFFPLNRLQSPRHAYVKDDTMFLKCIVETSA, encoded by the exons ATGTGTCCAAAATGCAGAGGGGACGACTCCCAGTCTGTAAGCCCAGGAAGCCTTCTGTCTCAGGAGAAG GATCACCCCGAGGTGGCTGAGGCTGAAGTTGGGTGCCCCTTTGCTAGTGTTGGCTGCTCCTACAAG GGGAGCCCAAAGCTCATGCAGGAGCATGAGGTCACCTCCCAGACCACCCACCTAAACCTGCTGTTGGCGTTCGTGAAACAGTGGAAGGCCCAGCTGGGCTCTGGCCTGGGCTCTGGGCCCCTGGCCCTGGAGCAGAATCTGTCAGACCTGCAGCTACAGGCGGCTGTGGAGGTGGCTGGGGACCTGGACGTTGACTGCTACCGGGCACCCTGCTCTGAGAGCCAGGATGAGCTGGCCCTGCAGCACTTAATGAAAGAGAAGCTCCTGGCTGAGCTAGAGGAGAAGTTGCGTGTGTTTGAGAACATCGTCGCTGTCCTCAACAAGGAGGTGGAGGCTTCCCACCTGGCGTTAGCAGCCTCCATTCACCAGAGCCAGCTCGACCGTGAGCACATCCTGAGCTTGGAGCAAAGG GTGGTGGAGTTGCAGCAGACCCTGGCCCAGAAAGACCAGGCCCTGGGCAAGCTGGAGCAGAGCCTCCGCCTCATGGAGGAGGCCTCCTTCGACGGCACCTTCCTATGGAAGATCACCAATGTCACCAGGCGCTGCCACGAGTCGGCCTGTGGCCGGACCGTCAGCCTCTTCTCTCCAG CTTTCTACACTGCCAAGTACGGCTACAAGCTGTGTCTGCGGCTCTACCTGAACGGGGACGGGACGGGGAAGAGGACCCACCTGTCTCTCTTCATTGTGGTCATGAGAGGGGAGTATGATGCTCTGTTGCCCTGGCCTTTTCGGAACAAG GTCACCTTCATGCTTCTCGACCAGAACAACCGCGAGCACGCCATCGACGCCTTCCGGCCCGACCTGAGCTCGGCATCCTTCCAGCGGCCGCAGAGTGAGACCAACGTGGCCAGTGGCTGCCCACTCTTCTTCCCCCTCAACAGGCTGCAGTCACCCAGGCATGCCTACGTGAAGGATGACACCATGTTCCTCAAGTGCATCGTGGAGACAAGCGCTTAG